In the Brachionichthys hirsutus isolate HB-005 chromosome 13, CSIRO-AGI_Bhir_v1, whole genome shotgun sequence genome, TAACGTGTTAATATAACAAAAATGAGACGGTAAAACTAATATGAAGAAAGACGTTACCGTGGGTAGAGTCAACGTCACATGCAGCTCACCGCCCCGATACAAACGTTAGCCGCAGCGTACAGCGCCCCCGAGTGGTAGGGAAGACTTGACATGAAAGCACGCATGCGCACTGGTCAAACAGTGCGTCAGCCATTCGGCGATCAAGAGAAATATAAATTGATTTGTGGTCCTAAATGTAACAATGACTCTATTTAAACTCCGTACTTTTGTcgtattaaaaacaaaaacgattactaattttgatattttaggTATTTGCATGAATTCGAGGATAATACTATAAAATACGGCAGTATATCCAAAGGGTCAGTCTTACTGGTCTTAACTTTAAAACCACAACACTGCCGTTATATccgcaacaaaaacaaaacacacattacCTTGCTACACAATTTAATTATTTGTCTCTTATTACCTTTAGATTAAAATCTATTTTGACCAGACCAGCACAGTTCAGGTTATAGCATCTCCTATTTAGGTTTAGGATGTTTTGGCTTTAAGTATCGAGTAAAATTATTTACTGCACGTCTATTGTTTTTTGCCATTAAAATTCACTTGTCCAGAAAGTCTGCCATGtctaaatgttaaaatctccctcAGTGTCACATATGGATCAACTATAGTCAGATACAGTGAGAATACTGTAGCGTCAGCCTGCTGTTACCAAGGCTGAAAGATATTTATAGCTCCATGTACCACAAGACAAGAGGAAACCTACAACTGTACATGAAAGCAGGCATTAACCTTGTGAAGGAGCTGTAGCAGATGCCAAAGAGAACATTTACAAATTCACTTGAGTTTGAGTCCAGAAGAAGTGAAGAAAGTTTTatctcaatttaaaaaaagaacaattctTACTCAACAAAAATCCATGGAAGACTTAAAGCTGTTGGGACACGTTGCGTAATGCCAAGCATAGTTCAGCAGTCACAACTCAAAACCCCTCGAGGGTCTATTTGGAGCAAACAGTTACTGTACACAAAAAAGGGTCTGCCTTCAGTTTGAGtggaaaatgatttgttttaaaaGTAGCAGTCATCTTCAACCTGAGACTAATTGattaaaaagaaacagaacaaacaagacaccttttttttttatggccatTGTTTATTAGGTGAACCGGCAACTTTTAACAGTGAACTAAGCAGCAGATTAAGATGAAGGGAAGCTTCTGAGGCTATCAGAGAAAGCTAAACCAATAGTGCACTTAAATGCCAAAATATACTTTTAGGATTAACTCCAGAGCTTGAAGGGGTGGCAGATTTCTAGATCCGAATCAGTGGCGTTGGTGCATGTGGGTCCTTTTCAAACACAGCAGTTATAATTTTCCTTTGCAAAAAAGGCTGCTGCATTTAGTTTCATTATCTGATTAGCTGTGTGGCCAAATACAGGAAAGAACACTAAAGCCATGATTCCAAGTAACAAGATGAGCAGACTTagcattaaaaataacaaataagaaCCACCACATTTGAATATGCCGTCTGAACAAATAGTGGACTAAAACATCTTTCAAACATCACAATCCAAATAAGACACTGAAGTAAAACAGGCTAATCTTCCAGCTCAGAACGTTGGAAAGTCGGAATCAGTTTGCAATTTTCTTTTCATATCATATGTTGGAATTTACAATGAAATGAACCTTTGATACAACGAATGCAGTTCACGATTACATCTCCATCATCAAGCAATGGCAGCGACATGTGAGTAATAGAACACATTACAATGACGTGAAGCCTCGAGGTGAGCTGACGGATTTGAAAGGCTTCGGCAAAGCAAATCTCCAGAGGAAAGCGGTGACACGCAACTTTTACCTGCTCCCAACAAACGCCGCAGCCTCTCCCCGGCTTGAAACGTTACAATTCCGAACTCTGACACGACATtcaggaacttttttttttctggttttagttatgcagccatcaaaataaaaaaagaatgcttGAATGCTAAATTTACTCTTCTCAAAATGGGCTTTACACATTTAACTAGGAGAAACGAATAATTGAATCACCTGCGATGGCGCGAACGCTCAACGATGTGCACGTTGCACGAAGGTGTCAAACGGCGAAAAAGGCAGGAAAACAAATTTTCTGCCGGTGCAACTCCCTTATCCAATAACGATGTGAGATTCATGAGGCTGAAAAGCTAGTTGAAACACATGCAAGTAAAACTTTTAATTCATGAACTTCGAGAGCATGATGAAAAAATGTCTACTTCTGTACAACATTTAAGTTTTAAAACCATCAAATTAGAGTTTTTACCTTTGTGGTTTAtatgatttgttgttgtttctttactTACTATAATGTATATTCATTGTTTATTCCCTCTTAACTGAAATTAAAGTTGACACCTAGCATTCAGTCTTAGTAATTATGTAATTGCacttagaaataaaaaatatatacacatgaAAATCCCGTTTATAAATGAGCCTTAAAGGGCGCATCCCTATCGTTTTAAATCAGATTAGCAAACCTTTTGTTCCTCGGATATATGATATCCCAAACTTGCCAAATATTTTGTTTGTCGCTCAATAaaaatgcttgtttgtttgtttttttattctcctaTTAATTGAACACATAAATCTGGCATCCTGCAGGTAATCGTGTTGATGTTAGAATTCCAGAGAAAAGCCTCAAAGGTTCTTGGTTTTCTTCCGAGTGGACGTTAAGCGCTGTCTGTTGCAggctgcagacagaaacagtGGAATGGAGGAATTACTATTCTTTCGagaacacaaagcaaacatttctaagGCCTCCCAGAACTCCGTCTCACCTTGTTTGCCGTTAGCTGGCCTCCCTCCGGGGTGTTTTCCTGGGCCACTGCTTTTGACTCGCTCTGCGAGGAGGGAACAGTCGCCTTGGGTCCAGCCACGTCATTGAGCTTCGCCTCAACGTTCGACTTGTCGTCGACCTTAGAGTCGCCTTCTGCCTCGGCGTCCTTCAGCCGCTTGGGAGACGTCTAAGAGACGGTGTGACGGGTGTGAAATAGAACTCAACTCAGAAGCTTCTCGTAAGGTTTGACGCGGAAACCTCACCTCCGTGGACTCCTCGGCTTTTCGCTTAGTTCGTCCCCGTTCGTTCTTCTCATCAATGACCAGGGCTCCTTCATCCTCATCGCTGCTGCCCTCAGCATCCGCTTTCTCCGAGCTTCCGGTGTCCCCTGCTCCTTCTGATGCATTGTCCTTCTTCGACGACTTGTGGCGGAAATACAACGATTAGTGAAATCCAGGGAAATTCTAAATGTTTGtctcaaaaatatttcatcaacCTGCACTTGGAATTGtctaaaatgtgaataaaaagtgtcctagacacaaacacacctcgTTTCCTTCGTGTGTGACAGTGGGGTTGTTCTCAATCTCCCAGAGTCCCTCAGCGAatcctttcctcttctttgtttttccgTACTTTTCCTTATATTCCTcgtaaatgaataaatcattgGACCCCAGGAAAGCCCTTCAGAGGAAACATTAGGCAACACAATCAAAAGGTTTTAGTACAACCCAGTTCTTATCAATTTCATTTGGTGAGTGGCCAATGAAATGAGAAGTACAACATTATTTGTTCAACAAATATTAACCGATGGTGAGTAGCTgaagataaattatttttacgTGCTGCCCTTGTAATTATATACATTACAAAGTGGAAACACCTTGCTGAAATGTTGTTATCATTTGAGTTTCTTAtactatcaaataaatatttgaggTTAGCATGTCATCAATCTGCTCCAGACTTCGATTATTTAATCTGCCGACAACATAAACACTCATTACTCACGTCTCATGAGTCCCAAAGAAGAAAACCTGGTACTTGTTGGAGGGGGACTTCACGGCTCCTTCAGGTAGCTCATCAatctgcaaaaaataaagactCTTAATAGAAGACGACGATAAATCCAGAAAGCTGTGCTGTTCTTTGGATACTAAAAGGATGTTAAAGTAAAGCCAAGTTAAAGGAAAGAGTCCTGTTCAGATAGCCGAGGAACACGGCGTCAGACCGACTGAATGAGTCACATGTATCCAGAATGGTGCCGTGAGttacaaataaattaatcaattcagaaactgaaaattaaattacacacttattcttgttttatcatttctttAAGCAATTCATGCCTAAAAATGGTCTGAAACAAACTGGCAAACACGTCTGCAAGGTAACATTACCAGATTGCTTGAATAGGCAAACCAAACGGAGAGAAGCAGCGAAGAGACTTGAATCGTAAAATCTGCGTTCTAAAAACGAGCAGGTGGGACAGGAGGGTTTTACTATGGCGTTCTTTTGCCTCTGGCGGCCTTTGGCACCGCCGATCGGGTCACCGTGTAGCGCTAAGGCTTGGCCTGTGGCCCGATAACTGATAAGGCAGACAAATAAAAGGGAAGAGGCACAAAGCCCGACTCTAATTTTCCTCAGATCCATTACTTATTGTTTATACAACATAGATTGTCTATggattgatgtttttttttttaatatccatGACTTCTacatcagaaacaaaaacaaccactGAACCGGCAGACTAGGATTTGACAGGTCAGCTGTTCTTTGCAGGTTCCCTGTCTCTGGTTTCGGTTCGACTCCAAGAAGGGAATCCCGAATCGATTCAGTCTGGATCGAGCTCTTATTTTGCATGAAACAGATTCTCAAATCAGGTTAGACTTAAGAGGGAAACGTCATCCCGTTTCTGACACAGTGAACGTTTTGAACGGCAGGAAGCAGAAAGGTTCGGTTCCTCTCTGTGTCGCGTCACGGTTTACCACCAACTGTCTTCACACCGATTCGAACCTGGCACAACACGAGAGGATGTAATTCAAGACCAGACGCACTTGTTGCAACAAGTGTTAGCAAAGCAGGCATGCTCTCTCTCCCGGAGCAACAACGCGCACAGCAACGCGAGTGAACGCGTTACCTGTAATAACAGCGAACCCGCAACCTTTTCAAGTAACGTAACGTTAACTCGCAAGGCGAATTCGCACATTTGTCCTCGAATAACCCAACTGGCTTCAACTGATGTTAGTCTACAGACGCTAACGCTAGCAGATGTTTTGCTAACCGCTTGCTAATATTAATGGTTACGCCAGGCTGGGAATAAAATATCATTAGCCTAAAAGAGGCCTCTGTGGTGGCGGCGCATATCGAAAGCAGCTCTGGTGGCAAAGAGCAGCGggtaaaaacattcaaatggaGCTAACCGGGCAGGGTAGCGGCCGTCTGGCGACGCACGAATCACCCGAAAGAAATGAGCTACAGTCGACACTTAGCTAGCCGTGCGCGGACGTCGGGCGGCGTTAGCCGACATAAGCAAGCTAGGCTAACTCATGGTAGCTAACGCTAACTTAAGCTAGGCCTCGCAGGTAAACAGGTGACTGAAACAAGTGGTCAGAGgcagtgaaatgaaatgccCAACCTGCGAACAAAAGATTTAATGCGGGGCGCTTACCCTTGCAGGCCAGTGTGGATACCCCTTCATTTTAGCAAACACGAGATCCCCGGGCTTGTATTCTTTTTGCCTGCTTGATCTCGGCATGCTTCTTGCTGAATTTATTCGCTATGCCAAGAAATGTATATCTTATTGTAACCTAGtcgtcttttttctttgtcttttttttttttttttaacgcgaTGCAGTATCCAGATTGGCCAACACCTGCAGCGAACAAGCCAAGCGTCGGGTTGTCATCCAAATTATCCAGGCGCGGAAAACTGGAGCGAAGACGCGACGggcgactttttttttttcctccggAGATTCTGTGGATTTCAATCCTCGCCGAAGAGACCGAGACTGTCAGAATagagcaaaacaaataaataaacgccGATCTCGTTCCGTTTTCCCGCAGGCCACCGGCTCGCCCCACGGACAGTTTTGAAATTGTAACCCGCTTCCCACTTCGCCGACGCGCCCCCAGTACCTGATGGAGGTGCTCAGGGGCGCCCCTGTTGACCAGATTGAGGTACTGCACGTATAATTCGCGTGAAATTCTCTTGTTGGAAAGAAAGGAATTATTTATTTGGAAATGGTACAGTTTTGACTGACATGGATTTTCAGCACGTCGGTCAATATAAAGCAGCTATTTTTCATCCTCACAGCTTTTCAATGTTTCAATGGTAGTAAGGCAAAAATACGATTTTTTTTCACCCCTTTGAGTAATTAGTTTATCAATATTCGATGTACAGTACAAtgtaaaacaaaagagaaacaagTAAGATATTATTATCCAAAATACCgtaaatgtgaaatgtgacaTTGTCTGCTCTTGAGTTTGCAGAATTACAACCAGTAATCATGAAGTCGTTCAGATGAAAGGTTCTTGAGATATACAAACAGAGAGAATCTTTTGTAAACTCCTACTGTTTGCTAAGACATGCAATTTCATTGCGGTGCATTGTTGCAGCGATTGCTGCCGTTGAATTGTAGgctttaaataaagttataaagAAAAACTTACTAAGCCTTTCGTAAATGCAAGCAGATGTTTTATGCCGATCCGGTAGGTGGCGCTATTTCCCAGAAATTGCTATTAAAAATAGCAGTAGAAGAAAACGGCTGCGTAGAAAGTTGCGCAGTTACCGTTTCTTCACTAATGAATGATGGAGGCGAGTGTTTTGATGGAGTCTTGGGACTAAAAGTGGTTTGTTTCGTGGCGTGTCACGCAGATGTTGCAACAActgatgttgttttatttatgctaAACAACAGATCCGAGAATAATTTAAtctgaaagaagaaaggacCGAAAACTCGCAGCGTTTCCTGCGgcctagctaacgttagctagggCTGAGAAGTTGTGTTTACTCCTTGTTTTTACGAACTCACCCTAAATTCGTTTTTCATATCCTACCGCTGCACTAGggattgcttttctttttgatctCCTGTGCTGATCTACGATAATCTTACTTTTTAATTGAAGCGAACTCGTTGGAAAGCGTGAGTCCGGCGGCTTTCAGAGGCCTAAAGCTAAGCGGTTATCCATGTCCACTAGTTCCTGCAtatctttaatattttattacataagCAAACATGGCTTTAGTTGCCTACGGCAGCAGTGATGAGAGTGACTCGGAAGAAACCGCCACATCTGCCCCAGCGGACAGCAGAGTCGGCGCAGCGGGGCTGTTCTCGGTCCTGCCTGCCCCTAAACACTCAGGGTCGGCAGGGGGCAGTTACGGACCAGGCAAGGAGACAAACGCGAATTCAACAGGAGACAGAATGCCAAACGACGACCTGGACCCTGAGCCCTCTAAAGGTGGCGTTTTGTCTAGTCTACCTAAACCGAGGAAGCGAACGGAGCCTGTCAAGATCACCGTACCACAGATCCAGGGACGGGATGTGAGTTCCAAATCAACGCCTCCTCATCCGTGCATGTAATCGATCTGGTTGTAATTTATATTCTTATGCTTTTCTGGTCTGTAGTCAgattctgatgaagatgaaccaGCAAAGAAGAAACAGCCTCAGGTAAAAATCTATTTGTTGCTTTTACTACATGTCGTATTTAAGGTGCTATAATGAACCGTCACACACCTCTGCCCCAATTAAGGCTATCACTTATTATAATCGAGGAAATCAAtgttgcagcgctgcagctgctATTTCTTGAATTCACAGTGTCGCTTTCTGTCTACGTGTCCTCCAGGGTGCCGGTTCAGGCCTGTCCTCGCTTCTACCACAACCTAAAAACCTGAGAGTGAAGGAGATTCATCGGCATCTAATTCCGCACACACTCACCAAACGACAAGAACCCAAAGGACCTAAGCCCGGGGCACCCGCTCCGGGTCTTCTTGGTTCTAGTGCATCCCCCTCTGCTATCAAAGCTGCAGCAAAGTCAGCCGCGCTGCAGGTGGCGAGACAAATCGCCGCTGATGACCAGGATAACGAGGACATTGCGCCGCATAACTACTTTTCTCTCAGTGAGAGCTCCCAGCCTGCTGTGATCCCGAGcctggatccggatccggatccggagcCAGAGGCCCCTGCAGACCTCCTTCCCTTCTCGCCGACAGATGAGCCCGGTCAGTCAGATGCTCCTCTCGACTTTGGGGGTAACCAGGAGGGAGCTGGTGCATGGGTCGGTCAATATCAGCAGTACCAACAGCCCGTGGCGGGCCCGGAAGCTCCCCCTCCGGTAATCATGCGGTACCACGTAAAGAAATGGGAGTTGATGCCAATCTGCAAACGCTGAGCACAAATTTAACTGGCGTCCCAAATATTTTCTCCATGAACAGGGATTTTATAATGAGCCGTACTATGAAGAGCCCAATCCTGGAGTGGGAGAGTCTGAAGAGCCGGGCCAATCTGCCATGTTTGATGACGAAGCGGTAAGAACAATACTGCTTCACAGCTGCTTTGTAATAGCATCAAACCAGGTTGCAAGTGTTTCACTGCCATGAGTATTCTCCTCCCGCGCTTCAGTTCATGCGGCTGCAGGGGAAACGGAACAGAggcaaagaggaggtgaagttTCTGGAGATCAAGGGAGACGATCAGCTGAGCGGCAACCAGCAATGGATGACGAAGAACATgacggaggagaagcagaaCCGCCAGTCCTTCAGCAAGGTGACCCGATCACGTCACTGTGAGCTCTTCATCAGAGGCCCTGATTTGTGGATAGAAAGTTTGTGATCAGGATTTTACTGACCCTTAAAAAGGAAGGCAATAAAGGGTTGATTTACACTCATTTAAAATACCCAAAACCCACCGGCATCAAACGTTTACCGGCTTGGGAATAAAAACATCTGTTCACATACAGTGGACGGGATCCTCATCTGGAGCGTGAGCACATCCAGCATAAGGACTTAGTGGATTGGTTTGATGCTTCTAGAGCTGTTAAAAAAAACGATTTAGTAAAAGTCAAAACATTTAATGGCgctttcatttctgcagagGAAAGGAGCGCAGCCGACGGGACAGCAGCGACGCAAGCATCAGATAACGTATCTCATTCACCAGGTGAGTGCTGCTCATGCACAGGTGATCACGTCTGCATTGATCAAGGCACAACCAGTCTCGTCTTTCACCCTTCACACGTTAATGAGTAGCGTAATCTCATCGCAGCTCATTAGTAACATAGTTGTGTGTTTTAAGGGGAAGGGACTCAGATTTCCATCAACGCAACACTAACAGAAGACTGAAACGAGCTTCTAGTGCAGGACTGACTGCAAAACGATTCGAAACAAGACACTCAGCCCAGtatttctgctgctctgtccttaacttctgtttttcctccccttAATGACCAAGAAAACAAGCTGCCCAATCAAAGATCACTTGTTTAGCATTTCAAACCTTTCCGTTCATTCCATGTGACCGTCTTCCTTCACAGGCGAAGGAACgggagctggagctgaagaATAACTGGGCCGAAAACAAGCTAACCCGCCGGCAGACCCAGGCCAAATACGGTTTCTAAATGTCATCCAGCGGAAGCCGAGCGTCAGAAAGCCGAGCGACGCTAGCCACAGTTCCCCACGCAAAGAACCAACTTGTGtctggagagaaaaacagaactcACCTGAATACAGATTTCCCTCTCGTTCCctctttttatttgttgaatTGTTCCCAGTACGTATCAGCACGATGCCGACACGGTGGTGTAAGTGTGCTTAAGGTACCTGCTGCCAGACCTTCAGAGATGATGTAATGCGACCCGACATGTTTTCCTTCGGAATGCACAGGACTACTGTTCATAGGACTCTGATCGGCGACTGTACAGAAACAGGTTTGGTTCTCTGGCATCATGCAGATGTTACACAGATGTGGGTGGGGGAGAGGATTTCAAAAGCTGTGACatgatgtatttatatttttaactaACAATTTTGCAATAAAAAGGGGCCGTTGGGATAcagatgctgcagctgctcggaCTAAGTACGTAATTGTTGCCAGTGGTCTGAAGTCTGAACACAATCACTCTTTGGCTTTCCTCGGTGCATattcagatttgtttgtttttgtacttttgaTTTAAGGATTTGCCAGAAAACCAAACACGGATTTGAATTTCAGCAGCCTCTGTAGCCGACGCTTCACCAGCCGGTATCAGAGTTCCAGACTCGGCGTTCTACTGAACCCCACCGACGGATCTTTGTTCACATCGAGTGTGTCCATAAAATTAGCCGTGCATTCACGTCAAATTGATGTTTAGTTTTAGGTGTTTAGAGGTGCTCATAATCATTTTACGGCTGCAGCATTGGGTGATGATCTACCACAACAATCTGTGTGTTCCTTGTTTGCTGCCAGTGAGCCGGCGGGTTTATTAAACTGGACCGTACGGGACGGTGAAACAGTGAAACAGAATGTTCATTTTCTCAGAATAGAAGAAGAGTTGCTTCACAGAAATAACATTTCTCTGTTTTAACGGGAAGATGGAAAGAGCCCAGAAGTGTAGCAGGAAGTGACTCCAGGCTCAGGAACACCCGCAGTAGATGGTTTTGCAGGGATATATCTTTGTTGCCCTGCTCCTTTTGTATATATgtgcataaaaaataaaggaagtTTTTGCTCATCTTTATGGGTACGATCCTTTTAGCCAACAGAATCTTAAGTGAAATCATCACAATTGCAGCTGCATTTCCAAACACATGAGAAAGAAGAATCCTTGAATgaaattaaagtattttaattgttttttacaTGTACAATAACCAATGAAGGTGAACACTAATTCCTCCGGACTTGGAGCCCCTTTAATCTCTTTTAGGGGTGTCACTTGGTGCTGGTGTGGCGTCTTCACTTATCTTTGTTTGCGGCAGATGTTCTTTTGAGGTCGACGCTTCCGCTTCAGTAGCTTTGATTGAGGATTCTCCGGCCGCTTCAGCTTCCACTGCCGCGGCAGAAACTGGATCCGAAGCCGCCTCCTGCTGCCTCCGGGTTTTTAAACGTTCGTTTTCATACAGCACAACCGACACTGGGATGCGAACTGTGTCTATACCATTAACCTAGAGGGTAAAAGATGTTAAAAACAGTGATCAATATCTAGAATGTGGTGCCTTTTTGTTCCAGAGGTGACAATCCTTCAACATTAATTTTCTGTGGCTTCATGCAAAACTCCAATCAACAGCAGTAACTCAGGATCTACGTATTAAAGCtaccaacaaaacaaactgctttggcaattgtttttttttattacaaatatttCTTACCGTAACTTCACACCAGTAGTCGCCAAAGTCCTTGACCGACTCAAAGGGGAAACTCAATGCATCTGGTGGGATGACAACTTGCAGCTAAGGAGACATTTTATTGAAGttagtaacttttttttaaacttgatgTACTGTTCTTACCACATAATGTCACgagaggaaaatgaataaaGAACGTTAGTCATACCGTCTTGAGCAGGTGTCTGCAGAGCACCTCTTTTGTGATCTCAAAATCAGCTGGTGAAGTTTGTACAATCAGCTTGGACCTTCGTAGATACTCTACTGTCTGtaataaagaaaagcaacatgagaaatccataaaaaaataatctcagAGCCACATTCTAATATCTTCAGTCGACAGACTCACTTTTTGTCCAGTGTGGGTTTGGATTCTGTCCTCTGGCTTCCCCTCACGTAACAGCTGTAAGAAACAACGTGACAGCGATCAATACTCCACAGATATCCAATATGATGGGGAGAGATGCAAATGACCATTTAAATACTATACACACTCTTAACTCCTCAGCAAATATGTCTTTGTTCTCT is a window encoding:
- the mrpl9 gene encoding large ribosomal subunit protein bL9m, which encodes MWSSGRRVLQDLLSQPAVRSFSLTLAQSTVVVERWWQVPLSKVGSPPRLHPRRHKIYKMVSDTKHTTTEKMELILTQTVPKLGGRGDSVHVKKSLGRNKLLPQGLAVYPSAENKDIFAEELRLLREGKPEDRIQTHTGQKTVEYLRRSKLIVQTSPADFEITKEVLCRHLLKTLQVVIPPDALSFPFESVKDFGDYWCEVTVNGIDTVRIPVSVVLYENERLKTRRQQEAASDPVSAAAVEAEAAGESSIKATEAEASTSKEHLPQTKISEDATPAPSDTPKRD
- the prcc gene encoding proline-rich protein PRCC, yielding MALVAYGSSDESDSEETATSAPADSRVGAAGLFSVLPAPKHSGSAGGSYGPGKETNANSTGDRMPNDDLDPEPSKGGVLSSLPKPRKRTEPVKITVPQIQGRDSDSDEDEPAKKKQPQGAGSGLSSLLPQPKNLRVKEIHRHLIPHTLTKRQEPKGPKPGAPAPGLLGSSASPSAIKAAAKSAALQVARQIAADDQDNEDIAPHNYFSLSESSQPAVIPSLDPDPDPEPEAPADLLPFSPTDEPGQSDAPLDFGGNQEGAGAWVGQYQQYQQPVAGPEAPPPGFYNEPYYEEPNPGVGESEEPGQSAMFDDEAFMRLQGKRNRGKEEVKFLEIKGDDQLSGNQQWMTKNMTEEKQNRQSFSKRKGAQPTGQQRRKHQITYLIHQAKERELELKNNWAENKLTRRQTQAKYGF
- the hdgfl3 gene encoding hepatoma-derived growth factor-related protein 3; the encoded protein is MPRSSRQKEYKPGDLVFAKMKGYPHWPARIDELPEGAVKSPSNKYQVFFFGTHETAFLGSNDLFIYEEYKEKYGKTKKRKGFAEGLWEIENNPTVTHEGNESSKKDNASEGAGDTGSSEKADAEGSSDEDEGALVIDEKNERGRTKRKAEESTETSPKRLKDAEAEGDSKVDDKSNVEAKLNDVAGPKATVPSSQSESKAVAQENTPEGGQLTANKPATDSA